A window of the Mus pahari chromosome 1, PAHARI_EIJ_v1.1, whole genome shotgun sequence genome harbors these coding sequences:
- the Men1 gene encoding menin isoform X1: MPPPAAMGLKAAQKTLFPLRSIDDVVRLFAAELGREEPDLVLLSLVLGFVEHFLAVNRVIPTNVPELTFQPSPAPDPPGGLTYFPVADLSIIAALYARFTAQIRGAVDLSLYPREGGVSSRELVKKVSDVIWNSLSRSYFKDRAHIQSLFSFITGTKLDSSGVAFAVVGACQALGLRDVHLALSEDHAWVVFGPNGEQTAEVTWHGKGNEDRRGQTVNAGVAERSWLYLKGSYMRCDRKMEVAFMVCAINPSIDLHTDSLELLQLQQKLLWLLYDLGHLERYPMALGNLADLEELEPTPGRPDPLTLYHKGIASAKTYYQDEHIYPYMYLAGYHCRNRNVREALQAWADTATVIQDYNYCREDEEIYKEFFEVANDVIPNLLKEAASLLETGDERTGEQAQGTQGQGSALQDPECFAHLLRFYDGICKWEEGSPTPVLHVGWATFLVQSLGRFEGQVRQKVHIVSREAEAAEAEEPWGDEAREGRRRGPRRESKPEEPPPPKKPALDKGPGSGQSAGSGPPRKTSGTVPGTTRGGQEVTNAAQAPAPAASPPPEGPVLTFQSEKMKGMKELLVATKINSSAIKLQLTAQSQVQMKKQKVSTPSDYTLSFLKRQRKGL; this comes from the exons AT GCCACCGCCCGCCGCCATGGGGCTGAAGGCCGCCCAGAAGACGCTGTTCCCTCTGCGCTCTATCGACGACGTGGTGCGCCTGTTTGCTGCAGAGCTGGGCCGAGAGGAGCCTGACCTGGTGCTCCTGTCCTTGGTCCTGGGCTTCGTGGAGCATTTCCTGGCTGTCAACCGTGTCATCCCCACCAACGTGCCCGAGCTCACCTTCCAACCCAGCCCCGCACCCGACCCTCCTGGCGGCCTCACCTACTTCCCGGTGGCCGACCTATCCATCATTGCTGCCCTCTATGCCCGATTCACCGCTCAGATCCGTGGCGCTGTGGACCTCTCCCTCTATCCTCGAGAGGGAGGTGTTTCTAGTCGCGAACTGGTAAAAAAGGTCTCGGATGTCATATGGAACAGCCTCAGCCGCTCCTACTTCAAGGACCGGGCCCACATCCAGTCCCTCTTCAGCTTCATCACAG GCACCAAACTGGACAGCTCGGGCGTGGCCTTTGCAGTGGTAGGGGCCTGCCAGGCTCTGGGTCTCAGAGATGTCCATCTGGCCCTGTCTGAGGATCATGCTTGGGTGGTGTTTGGGCCCAACGGGGAGCAGACAGCTGAGGTGACATGGCACGGCAAAGGCAACGAGGACCGCAGAGGCCAGACAGTCAATGCCGGTGTGGCTGAGCGG AGCTGGCTGTACCTGAAGGGATCGTACATGCGTTGTGACCGTAAGATGGAGGTGGCGTTCATGGTGTGTGCCATCAACCCTTCCATCGATCTTCACACTGACTCTTTGGAACTGTTGCAACTACAGCAG AAGCTGCTCTGGCTGCTCTATGACCTCGGACATCTGGAAAG ATACCCCATGGCGCTAGGGAACTTGGCAGACCTGGAGGAGCTGGAGCCTACCCCTGGTCGGCCAGACCCACTCACCCTTTATCACAAG GGAATTGCCTCGGCTAAGACCTACTACCAGGATGAACACATCTACCCTTACATGTACCTGGCTGGCTACCACTGTCGCAACCGAAATGTGCGCGAAGCCCTGCAGGCCTGGGCCGACACTGCCACTGTTATCCAAGA CTACAACTACTGCCGGGAGGATGAGGAGATCTACAAGGAATTCTTTGAAGTGGCCAACGACGTCATCCCCAACCTGCTGAAGGAGGCAGCCAGCCTGCTAGAAACAGGCGACGAGCGGACTGGGGAGCAAGCCCAG GGCACCCAGGGCCAAGGCTCTGCCCTCCAGGACCCAGAATGCTTTGCCCACCTGCTGCGATTCTATGATGGCATCTGCAAATGGGAGGAGGGTAGCCCCACACCAGTACTACACGTAGGCTGGGCAACTTTCCTTGTGCAGTCCCTCGGCCGCTTCGAGGGACAG GTGCGGCAGAAGGTGCACATAGTTagccgggaagcagaggcagccgaGGCTGAAGAACCATGGGGGGATGAAGCCCGAGAAGGCCGTCGGCGTGGTCCCCGCAGAGAGTCCAAGCCTGaggagccaccaccacccaagaaGCCTGCACTGGACAAGGGCCCGGGCTCAGGGCAAAGTGCAGGGTCGGGACCACCTAGGAAAACATCAGGGACTGTCCCAGGTACTACCCGTGGTGGCCAGGAAGTCACCAATGCTGCTCAGGCTCCAGCACCTGCAGCATCGCCACCCCCAGAGGGCCCAGTGCTCACTTTCCAGAGTGAGAAGATGAAAGGCATGAAGGAGCTACTGGTGGCCACCAAGATCAACTCGAGCGCCATCAAGCTGCAACTCACGGCACAGTCGCAAgtgcagatgaagaaacagaaagtgtCCACACCCAGTGACTACACACTCTCTTTCCTAAAGCGGCAGCGCAAGGGCCTCTGA
- the Men1 gene encoding menin isoform X2 produces the protein MGLKAAQKTLFPLRSIDDVVRLFAAELGREEPDLVLLSLVLGFVEHFLAVNRVIPTNVPELTFQPSPAPDPPGGLTYFPVADLSIIAALYARFTAQIRGAVDLSLYPREGGVSSRELVKKVSDVIWNSLSRSYFKDRAHIQSLFSFITGTKLDSSGVAFAVVGACQALGLRDVHLALSEDHAWVVFGPNGEQTAEVTWHGKGNEDRRGQTVNAGVAERSWLYLKGSYMRCDRKMEVAFMVCAINPSIDLHTDSLELLQLQQKLLWLLYDLGHLERYPMALGNLADLEELEPTPGRPDPLTLYHKGIASAKTYYQDEHIYPYMYLAGYHCRNRNVREALQAWADTATVIQDYNYCREDEEIYKEFFEVANDVIPNLLKEAASLLETGDERTGEQAQGTQGQGSALQDPECFAHLLRFYDGICKWEEGSPTPVLHVGWATFLVQSLGRFEGQVRQKVHIVSREAEAAEAEEPWGDEAREGRRRGPRRESKPEEPPPPKKPALDKGPGSGQSAGSGPPRKTSGTVPGTTRGGQEVTNAAQAPAPAASPPPEGPVLTFQSEKMKGMKELLVATKINSSAIKLQLTAQSQVQMKKQKVSTPSDYTLSFLKRQRKGL, from the exons ATGGGGCTGAAGGCCGCCCAGAAGACGCTGTTCCCTCTGCGCTCTATCGACGACGTGGTGCGCCTGTTTGCTGCAGAGCTGGGCCGAGAGGAGCCTGACCTGGTGCTCCTGTCCTTGGTCCTGGGCTTCGTGGAGCATTTCCTGGCTGTCAACCGTGTCATCCCCACCAACGTGCCCGAGCTCACCTTCCAACCCAGCCCCGCACCCGACCCTCCTGGCGGCCTCACCTACTTCCCGGTGGCCGACCTATCCATCATTGCTGCCCTCTATGCCCGATTCACCGCTCAGATCCGTGGCGCTGTGGACCTCTCCCTCTATCCTCGAGAGGGAGGTGTTTCTAGTCGCGAACTGGTAAAAAAGGTCTCGGATGTCATATGGAACAGCCTCAGCCGCTCCTACTTCAAGGACCGGGCCCACATCCAGTCCCTCTTCAGCTTCATCACAG GCACCAAACTGGACAGCTCGGGCGTGGCCTTTGCAGTGGTAGGGGCCTGCCAGGCTCTGGGTCTCAGAGATGTCCATCTGGCCCTGTCTGAGGATCATGCTTGGGTGGTGTTTGGGCCCAACGGGGAGCAGACAGCTGAGGTGACATGGCACGGCAAAGGCAACGAGGACCGCAGAGGCCAGACAGTCAATGCCGGTGTGGCTGAGCGG AGCTGGCTGTACCTGAAGGGATCGTACATGCGTTGTGACCGTAAGATGGAGGTGGCGTTCATGGTGTGTGCCATCAACCCTTCCATCGATCTTCACACTGACTCTTTGGAACTGTTGCAACTACAGCAG AAGCTGCTCTGGCTGCTCTATGACCTCGGACATCTGGAAAG ATACCCCATGGCGCTAGGGAACTTGGCAGACCTGGAGGAGCTGGAGCCTACCCCTGGTCGGCCAGACCCACTCACCCTTTATCACAAG GGAATTGCCTCGGCTAAGACCTACTACCAGGATGAACACATCTACCCTTACATGTACCTGGCTGGCTACCACTGTCGCAACCGAAATGTGCGCGAAGCCCTGCAGGCCTGGGCCGACACTGCCACTGTTATCCAAGA CTACAACTACTGCCGGGAGGATGAGGAGATCTACAAGGAATTCTTTGAAGTGGCCAACGACGTCATCCCCAACCTGCTGAAGGAGGCAGCCAGCCTGCTAGAAACAGGCGACGAGCGGACTGGGGAGCAAGCCCAG GGCACCCAGGGCCAAGGCTCTGCCCTCCAGGACCCAGAATGCTTTGCCCACCTGCTGCGATTCTATGATGGCATCTGCAAATGGGAGGAGGGTAGCCCCACACCAGTACTACACGTAGGCTGGGCAACTTTCCTTGTGCAGTCCCTCGGCCGCTTCGAGGGACAG GTGCGGCAGAAGGTGCACATAGTTagccgggaagcagaggcagccgaGGCTGAAGAACCATGGGGGGATGAAGCCCGAGAAGGCCGTCGGCGTGGTCCCCGCAGAGAGTCCAAGCCTGaggagccaccaccacccaagaaGCCTGCACTGGACAAGGGCCCGGGCTCAGGGCAAAGTGCAGGGTCGGGACCACCTAGGAAAACATCAGGGACTGTCCCAGGTACTACCCGTGGTGGCCAGGAAGTCACCAATGCTGCTCAGGCTCCAGCACCTGCAGCATCGCCACCCCCAGAGGGCCCAGTGCTCACTTTCCAGAGTGAGAAGATGAAAGGCATGAAGGAGCTACTGGTGGCCACCAAGATCAACTCGAGCGCCATCAAGCTGCAACTCACGGCACAGTCGCAAgtgcagatgaagaaacagaaagtgtCCACACCCAGTGACTACACACTCTCTTTCCTAAAGCGGCAGCGCAAGGGCCTCTGA